A genome region from Nicotiana tabacum cultivar K326 chromosome 13, ASM71507v2, whole genome shotgun sequence includes the following:
- the LOC107806965 gene encoding uncharacterized protein LOC107806965 translates to MASNGAPLGDADTKTSLEKIKRQLASGSGRNLLQGPLLKRSETLRKWNERWVILDPTTGKMEYKARRNEPTIKGTILFDANSTIALSPVNFHGLPKYDSCCFYIGTPQKKDYFLCAETPGAAKAWVSTLHATQLVLKAHKEAVNSLSGNGSTKLGTVATVVAAANSTALEASKEVEAAMQIAMRTALGAMMNRTPDGPMDDLTIMKETLRVKDEELQNLAREVRARDSTIKELADKLSETAEAAEAAASAAQTMNEQRKIACAEVVRLKGDSEKQLESSKSKLREFEEKFMTLSKEMDQLIKQRDSAIQEAHLWRSELAKAREQAVILEGAAVRAEERVRVTEADAEARIKEAAQREAASAKEKQELLAYVNMLQAQLTRQQVDMNQVFEKTESCSSSINNLPQTKHVDLSEENVDKACLSVSRAIDPENVVDLAVDQTNHQSVGHGEWSDIQPTESRIADVREVASETERNSLDIPVVTSPLNTHQDQGHNSHLP, encoded by the exons ATGGCTTCTAATGGAGCTCCTCTG GGAGATGCAGATACAAAGACAAGTTTAGAGAAGATCAAACGGCAATTGGCTTCTGGTTCTGGCCGGAATTTACTACAGGGCCCACTTCTCAAACGATCTGAGACT CTGAGGAAGTGGAACGAGAGATGGGTGATATTGGATCCAACAACTGGAAAAATGGAATACAA GGCCAGGAGGAATGAGCCAACAATCAAGGGTACCATATTATTCGATGCCAATAGCACAATAGCATTATCTCCTGTAAACTTCCA TGGACTGCCAAAATATGATAGCTGCTGTTTCT ATATTGGCACTCCACAGAAGAAGGACTACTTCCTATGTGCAGAAACCCCCGGTGCAGCTAAGGCTTGGGTATCTACCTTGCA TGCAACACAGCTTGTCTTAAAGGCTCACAAAGAGGCTGTGAACTCGTTAAGTGGAAATGGGTCGACAAAATTGGGAACAGTGGCCACTGTAGTTGCCGCAGCTAATTCAACTGCTCTTGAAGCTTCCAAGGAAGTTGAAGCAGCAATGCAGATTGCAATGAGAACTGCTTTAGGAGCAATGATGAACAGGACACCTGATGGTCCAATGGATGACCTGACAATAATGAAG GAGACACTGAGAGTTAAGGATGAAGAGTTGCAAAATCTGGCCAGGGAAGTACGTGCAAGGGACTCGACAATAAAAGAGTTAGCAGATAAACTATCTGAAACTGCTGAAGCCGCAGAGGCTGCAGCATCTGCAGCTCAAACTATGAATGAGCAACGGAAAATTGCTTGTGCTGAGGTTGTGCGCTTAAAGGGAGATTCAGAAAAGCAATTGGAATCTTCAAAGTCCAAG CTGAGGGAGTTCGAAGAGAAGTTTATGACCCTGAGCAAGGAAATGGATCAACTGATAAAGCAGAGAGACTCGGCTATTCAAGAAGCACATTTATGGCGTTCCGAGCTTGCAAAAGCTAGAGAACAGGCAGTAATATTGGAAGGGGCAGCTGTTCGGGCAGAAGAAAGGGTCAGAGTAACAGAGGCTGATGCAGAGGCTAGAATAAAAGAAGCTGCACAAAGAGAGGCTGCTAGTGCAAAGGAGAAGCAAGAACTGCTGGCATATGTGAATATGTTGCAAGCACAATTAACAAG GCAGCAGGTAGATATGAATCAAGTGTTTGAGAAGACAGAGTCTTGCTCAAGTAGTATTAATAACTTACCACAAACCAAGCATGTGGATTTATCAGAAGAGAATGTGGACAAAGCATGTTTAAGCGTTTCTAGGGCCATCGATCCAGAGAATGTAGTTGATCTAGCAGTAGATCAAACGAACCATCAGTCCGTCGGACATGGTGAATGGAGTGATATTCAACCAACGGAGTCGAGAATAGCTGATGTAAGAGAGGTAGCATCCGAAACAGAAAGGAACAGCTTAGACATACCCGTAGTCACTTCACCTTTAAACACTCATCAGGATCAAGGGCACAACTCTCATCTGCCTTAG